The genomic DNA GAAAGGTAATCAAGACGATGAGGAACACATGGCTCTTGTCCCCAGAGGAGTGCGATTGAGCAGTGCTTCACTCGAAAGCACCTCTGGGAGGCTTGGTTCGAGGCTCGCACAAACAAGGCAAGGGGAAATGAGATTGGAGGGCATGGCGTCTGCGAGAGGGAGCTGAGGCAAAACCGAGCTCTCATTCCCGGGTCATGCACAATTCAAGATCCGACCCCTCTATTTCGACCCCTGAAGTCCGGAGCGTTCAAGCCGGTAGCAACGAATCTTTGACACGCCGGACCTTGATTTTTCCAGCGTATTTTTCCGCCTGCGCCAAGTCATAGGCCGCTTGCATCCGCAACCAAGTTTCGGCGCCGCTACCGAAGGCTTTCTCAAGTCGGATTGCCATTTCTGCTGAAATCCCAGCCTTGCCGCTCACCAGATTATTCATGGCTTGCCGGGTGACACCGAGCACCTTTGCTCCTTCTGCTACCGAGAGTCCCAGCGGTTCGAGGCAGTCGTATCGAACCGATAGTCCCGGATGAGGTGGGTTCTTCATGCGCATGGTTGTTTCTCCTAACGGTAGTCAATGAGATCTACGTCGTATGCACTACCATTCTCGAAGCGGAAAACGATCCACCAGTTACCGGACACGGTCACGGACCAGAATCCGTCCAGCTCTCCCTTCAAGGGATGAAGCCTGTAGCCCGGTAATCCCATGTCTTGTACCGTCATAGCCTCGTTCAGCCTCGCCAAGATTCGTGCGATCTTATCAACTTGTGAAGAGGGCAGCTTTCGGCGATCATTGTCATCGAAGAATCTTGCGAGCCCCTTGTGCCTGAAATGTTCGATCACGTTTAAACATCTTGCGCGTGCTCGACATTTCTGTCAAGTATGACTTGACATGGGCCATAACTGACATTTCACGCTCGACGCCTCTTCGAGAACGTGAAATTGCTGAGGCGCGCGTGAAGGAGTCAAACGTGCAGACACATGATCAACTCGGCAAGAAGCTTCTGCGGCGACGTGGGGTTCGGGCAGAAGTCCACAGAAAACATGGGG from Nitrospira sp. includes the following:
- a CDS encoding Antitoxin HigA, whose amino-acid sequence is MRMKNPPHPGLSVRYDCLEPLGLSVAEGAKVLGVTRQAMNNLVSGKAGISAEMAIRLEKAFGSGAETWLRMQAAYDLAQAEKYAGKIKVRRVKDSLLPA
- a CDS encoding HigB toxin protein yields the protein MTVQDMGLPGYRLHPLKGELDGFWSVTVSGNWWIVFRFENGSAYDVDLIDYR